From the Nocardiopsis changdeensis genome, one window contains:
- a CDS encoding response regulator transcription factor encodes MSIRLLVADDEDLLRGALAALLGLEPDLEVVAQAATSTEAVRLARAHRPDIAVLDLEMPPADGLRAAEEIRDDPGCRVVLVTRHARPGVLRRALRAGASGFVPKTTPAERLAEILREVAAGRRYVDPDIAASALTEDDCPLGERELEVLRHSRGGASVNEIAARVHLAPGTVRNYLSSAMGKLGVSSRHAAAHRAWEEGWI; translated from the coding sequence ATGAGCATCCGGCTGCTGGTCGCCGACGACGAGGACCTGCTGCGCGGCGCCCTGGCCGCCCTGCTCGGGCTGGAGCCCGACCTGGAGGTCGTGGCGCAGGCCGCCACCTCCACCGAAGCGGTGCGGCTGGCCCGCGCGCACCGGCCCGACATCGCGGTCCTGGACCTGGAGATGCCCCCGGCGGACGGGCTGCGGGCGGCCGAGGAGATCCGGGACGACCCCGGCTGCCGGGTGGTGCTGGTGACCCGGCACGCCCGGCCCGGCGTGCTGCGGCGCGCCCTGCGGGCGGGGGCGAGCGGTTTCGTGCCCAAGACCACCCCGGCGGAGCGGCTCGCCGAGATCCTGCGGGAGGTGGCGGCGGGCCGCCGGTACGTGGACCCCGACATCGCCGCGTCCGCGCTGACCGAGGACGACTGCCCGCTCGGGGAGCGGGAGCTGGAGGTGCTGCGACACTCCCGGGGCGGGGCGTCCGTCAACGAGATCGCCGCCCGGGTTCACCTGGCGCCCGGGACGGTGCGCAACTACCTGTCGTCGGCGATGGGCAAGCTGGGGGTGTCGTCCCGGCACGCGGCCGCGCACCGCGCCTGGGAGGAGGGCTGGATCTAG
- a CDS encoding sensor histidine kinase produces the protein MDTADDGPGTGGLRRFTWWSLAGVTVAFMAPALAPHLWDPGLSPWAAAAGGAALALTSLSLFALFGRRLTRGPDGPFPAGWAAAGCAGALVTALVLWPLDEVLWSVAPATVAAPVAMFLRPRPAWVSLAAVALALAVPGLLRGSDAFGVLFPPGLALVVAWAVLGLLWTWDVAARLDESRRLAARLAVAGERLRFAAELHDVQGHHLQVIALKAQLAARLAGTDPERAAGEMREVAGLAADALRDTRAVVRGYRGTSLEREVANAARVLESAGIRVRSSVEAVDGGSDGVRGLLGLVVREATTNVLRHSRAGEVEIALRPEGDGVRLRVANDGADPAGSGDGTGLRSLAERVGTAGGTLTWDDTGGRFTVTAVLPWEGNG, from the coding sequence GTGGACACTGCCGACGACGGACCCGGGACCGGGGGCCTGCGCCGCTTCACCTGGTGGAGCCTGGCCGGGGTGACGGTGGCCTTCATGGCCCCGGCACTGGCCCCGCACCTGTGGGACCCCGGCCTGTCCCCATGGGCCGCGGCCGCCGGCGGCGCGGCCCTGGCCCTGACCTCGCTCTCGCTGTTCGCCCTGTTCGGCCGCCGCCTGACCCGCGGGCCCGACGGCCCCTTCCCCGCCGGGTGGGCCGCCGCGGGGTGCGCGGGCGCGCTGGTCACCGCCCTGGTCCTGTGGCCGCTGGACGAGGTGCTGTGGTCGGTGGCCCCCGCGACGGTGGCCGCCCCCGTGGCGATGTTCCTGCGTCCGCGCCCGGCCTGGGTGTCCCTCGCCGCGGTCGCGCTCGCCCTGGCCGTGCCCGGGCTGCTGCGCGGGTCGGACGCGTTCGGGGTGCTGTTCCCTCCCGGGCTGGCGCTGGTCGTGGCCTGGGCGGTGCTCGGCCTGCTGTGGACCTGGGACGTCGCCGCGCGCCTCGACGAGTCCCGTCGGCTGGCCGCCCGGCTCGCGGTCGCCGGGGAGCGGCTGCGGTTCGCCGCCGAGCTGCACGACGTGCAGGGCCACCACCTCCAGGTGATCGCGCTCAAGGCCCAGCTGGCCGCCCGGCTGGCCGGGACCGATCCGGAGCGGGCCGCCGGGGAGATGCGGGAGGTCGCCGGCCTGGCCGCCGACGCGCTGCGCGACACCCGCGCCGTGGTCCGGGGCTACCGGGGCACCTCGCTGGAGCGGGAGGTCGCCAACGCCGCCAGGGTCCTGGAGTCCGCCGGGATCCGGGTGCGCTCGTCGGTGGAGGCGGTCGACGGCGGGAGCGACGGGGTCCGGGGGCTGCTGGGCCTGGTCGTGCGCGAGGCCACCACCAACGTGCTGCGGCACAGCCGGGCGGGCGAGGTGGAGATCGCCCTGCGCCCCGAGGGCGACGGCGTACGGCTGCGGGTCGCCAACGACGGCGCCGACCCCGCCGGGAGCGGCGACGGTACCGGCCTGCGCTCCCTGGCCGAGCGGGTCGGGACCGCCGGGGGCACGCTGACGTGGGACGACACGGGCGGCCGGTTCACCGTGACCGCCGTCCTGCCCTGGGAGGGGAACGGATGA
- a CDS encoding RrF2 family transcriptional regulator yields the protein MRLTAFTDVSLRLVMRLAVAGEGELLTTRAVADMTSVPYTHMAKAVARLSELGVVEARRGRGGGLRLTARGRRTPVGAIVRELEGAGDLAGCEDDPPCPLRAACRLRGALHRAREAFYASLDEVTVESLVSSPARETLVLLRPEAPDRDASGM from the coding sequence ATGCGCCTGACCGCCTTCACCGACGTGTCCCTGCGCCTGGTCATGCGGCTCGCCGTGGCCGGGGAGGGCGAGCTCCTCACCACGCGCGCCGTCGCGGACATGACCTCGGTGCCCTACACCCACATGGCCAAGGCGGTGGCGCGCCTGTCCGAGCTGGGCGTGGTGGAGGCCCGCCGGGGCCGGGGCGGCGGCCTGCGGCTCACCGCACGGGGGCGGCGGACCCCGGTCGGCGCGATCGTCCGCGAACTGGAGGGCGCGGGGGACCTTGCCGGGTGCGAGGACGACCCGCCCTGCCCGCTGCGCGCCGCCTGCCGCCTGCGCGGCGCCCTGCACCGGGCCCGCGAGGCGTTCTACGCCTCCCTCGACGAGGTGACGGTGGAGTCCCTGGTGTCGTCCCCGGCCCGGGAGACCCTGGTCCTGCTGCGCCCGGAAGCGCCCGATCGGGACGCCTCCGGAATGTGA
- a CDS encoding globin domain-containing protein, translating into MLSAESAATVRATLPVVAEHLDAVTARFYDTMLGEHPELLDGLFNRGNQASGEQRRALAGAVAAFASALLAHPGERPDALLGRIAHKHASLGVTEDQYTVVHKYLFGAIAHVLGEAATPEVVAAWDEVYWLMAGALIALEARLYADAGHATGRDVWRPWTVTERSEQTPDTVSLTLEPGDGAGAPPAPLPGQYVSVRVRMPDGVRQARQYTLTGWDGTRRRITVKRLRAGSAPAGEVSTLLHGTARPGDTLMVSAPAGDVVLPGGDHPLLFASAGIGCTPVVALLRGLAERGDTRPVLVLHADRSPGDHAHRDEVAALVDALPGARALTWYETGGGDRTGRMDLSGVDVPEGVEAFLCGPLPFMRGVRARLLDAGVPARRVRYEVFGPDLWQGTA; encoded by the coding sequence ATGCTCTCCGCCGAGTCCGCCGCCACGGTCCGGGCCACCCTGCCCGTCGTCGCGGAACACCTGGACGCCGTCACCGCCCGCTTCTACGACACCATGCTGGGCGAACACCCCGAACTCCTGGACGGCCTCTTCAACCGCGGCAACCAGGCATCGGGCGAGCAGCGCCGCGCCCTGGCCGGGGCCGTGGCCGCCTTCGCCTCCGCCCTGCTCGCCCACCCCGGCGAGCGCCCCGACGCCCTGCTCGGCCGGATCGCCCACAAGCACGCCTCCCTCGGCGTCACCGAGGACCAGTACACCGTCGTCCACAAGTACCTGTTCGGCGCCATCGCCCACGTGCTCGGCGAGGCGGCCACCCCCGAGGTGGTCGCCGCCTGGGACGAGGTCTACTGGCTCATGGCCGGCGCCCTCATCGCCCTGGAGGCGCGCCTGTACGCCGACGCCGGGCACGCCACGGGCCGCGACGTGTGGCGCCCCTGGACCGTCACCGAGCGCAGCGAGCAGACCCCCGACACCGTCAGCCTCACCCTCGAACCCGGGGACGGCGCCGGGGCCCCGCCCGCCCCGCTCCCCGGCCAGTACGTCAGCGTCCGGGTGCGCATGCCCGACGGCGTCCGCCAGGCCCGCCAGTACACCCTCACCGGCTGGGACGGCACCCGCCGCCGCATCACCGTCAAGCGCCTGCGCGCCGGGTCGGCCCCCGCCGGGGAGGTCTCCACCCTCCTGCACGGGACCGCCCGCCCCGGCGACACCCTCATGGTGTCCGCCCCGGCCGGCGACGTGGTCCTGCCCGGCGGCGACCACCCGCTGCTGTTCGCCTCCGCCGGGATCGGCTGCACCCCCGTGGTCGCCCTGCTGCGCGGCCTGGCCGAACGCGGCGACACCCGGCCCGTCCTGGTCCTGCACGCCGACCGCTCGCCCGGGGACCACGCCCACCGCGACGAGGTCGCCGCCCTGGTCGACGCGCTGCCCGGCGCCCGTGCCCTCACCTGGTACGAGACCGGCGGCGGCGACCGCACCGGCCGGATGGACCTGTCCGGGGTGGACGTCCCCGAGGGGGTGGAGGCGTTCCTGTGCGGCCCCCTGCCGTTCATGCGCGGGGTGCGGGCCCGGCTGCTGGACGCCGGGGTCCCCGCCCGGCGTGTCCGCTACGAGGTGTTCGGCCCCGACCTGTGGCAGGGCACCGCCTGA
- a CDS encoding helix-turn-helix transcriptional regulator, whose translation MQDDSPRPVFIGRDRQLAALVEDAHRVRSEGARALLVCGDAGIGKTRLVDEYRDRTPLGRTAVGGCLELGGDGIPFAPFTALLRDLSRDGGAGPVPGAGPVPEADGTGRARLFESVLTFLEERARGDGLLVVVEDLHWADASTRDLLVFLMSNLGEAPVHLVATVRTDDLHRTHPLRRLLPQVERLPRVSRLDLEPFSRDEVAAQATALRGAPPADPDLLHERSGGNPLFVEAFLDGPGGPLPDGPRELLTSAVDRLPDDARRVVGLIAAAGDRIGHTLLSAVARRAGTGEEALDAALRPAVDARVLRATAEGYVFRHALLAEAVYTDLLPGERIRAHRRYAEALQRGVPGLDEAGTALQLAHHAHAAGDQPLALSTAWAAARHAADAAAHPERLVLLERVLELWDLVPDAAERVGAPRAEVLRLAAAVCLLAGSLRRAVDYATEGLEELGVTGHHDPGVKEPPPHRALIAGLRYVRAYAYKDLGSDGALEDLADAFVVMERGDPHQAAAGALLASTFMVRGHPTRARHSAERALRTAREAGDRGSEADVLVTLGSLTAQEDPDRALRLLTEGIALARATGYVHAELRGWINLSGVLSAEGRAAESYDTARRGLERTGELGLARTQGPAFRLSMGLSRFYQLRVEECERLLDPSAGDRLIRARTWTLIQQLAFYRQDAAGADRALEEFRRLLPEESSSPPEYTPIRFTEMMRTAVEGRFDTAADIARRLLDEGDRDAPHLDGRYMSNLSSVAEVADMMRDEPEWRERAADLTAVLREAAAALPRDMTHPVDRLVRDQVAAQSSQDAAAASRTLEGLLPQVREHRFHRVHLLLAAARAAARAGEPERAAAHLEEVEGAARESGLTLFAELADRIRRAHGLPRPRTRAAGEAPAGLTQREAEVLRLAALGMTNRQIGEKLFISAKTVSVHMSNLMGKLGVANRGAAAAKARDLNLG comes from the coding sequence ATGCAGGACGACTCCCCCCGCCCCGTGTTCATCGGCCGCGACCGCCAGCTCGCCGCCCTGGTCGAGGACGCCCACCGCGTCCGGTCCGAGGGCGCCCGTGCCCTGCTGGTCTGCGGCGACGCCGGGATCGGCAAGACCCGGCTCGTCGACGAGTACCGGGACCGGACGCCGCTGGGCCGCACCGCCGTCGGCGGCTGCCTCGAACTCGGCGGCGACGGCATCCCCTTCGCGCCCTTCACCGCGCTGCTGCGGGACCTGTCCCGCGACGGCGGCGCCGGGCCGGTGCCCGGGGCCGGCCCGGTCCCGGAGGCCGACGGCACCGGCCGGGCGCGGCTGTTCGAGTCCGTCCTCACCTTCCTGGAGGAGCGGGCGCGCGGGGACGGACTCCTCGTCGTCGTGGAGGACCTGCACTGGGCGGACGCCTCCACCCGCGACCTGCTGGTGTTCCTGATGAGCAACCTGGGGGAGGCCCCGGTCCACCTGGTGGCCACCGTGCGCACCGACGACCTGCACCGCACCCACCCGCTGCGCCGCCTGCTGCCCCAGGTCGAACGGCTGCCCCGGGTCTCGCGCCTGGACCTCGAACCGTTCAGCCGGGACGAGGTCGCCGCCCAGGCCACCGCCCTGCGCGGCGCCCCGCCCGCCGACCCCGACCTGCTGCACGAGCGCAGCGGCGGCAACCCCCTGTTCGTGGAGGCGTTCCTGGACGGACCGGGCGGTCCGCTGCCCGACGGGCCCCGCGAGCTGCTGACCTCCGCCGTCGACCGGCTGCCCGACGACGCCCGCCGGGTGGTCGGGCTGATCGCCGCCGCCGGGGACCGCATCGGCCACACCCTCCTGTCCGCGGTGGCCCGCCGGGCCGGGACCGGCGAGGAGGCCCTGGACGCCGCGCTGCGCCCGGCCGTGGACGCGCGGGTGCTGCGCGCCACGGCGGAGGGGTACGTCTTCCGGCACGCCCTGCTCGCCGAGGCCGTCTACACCGACCTGCTGCCCGGCGAGCGCATCCGCGCGCACCGGCGCTACGCCGAAGCGCTCCAGCGGGGGGTGCCGGGACTGGACGAGGCCGGCACCGCCCTGCAACTGGCCCACCACGCTCACGCCGCCGGGGACCAGCCGCTGGCCCTGTCCACCGCCTGGGCCGCGGCCCGGCACGCCGCCGACGCGGCCGCCCACCCCGAGCGGCTGGTCCTGCTCGAACGGGTCCTGGAACTGTGGGACCTCGTCCCCGACGCCGCCGAACGGGTGGGCGCGCCCCGCGCCGAGGTGCTGCGCCTGGCCGCCGCCGTGTGCCTGCTGGCCGGGTCGCTGCGCCGCGCGGTGGACTACGCCACCGAGGGCCTGGAGGAGCTGGGGGTCACCGGCCACCACGACCCGGGCGTCAAGGAGCCCCCGCCGCACCGCGCGCTCATCGCGGGTCTGCGCTACGTCCGCGCCTACGCCTACAAGGACCTGGGCAGCGACGGGGCGCTGGAGGACCTGGCCGACGCGTTCGTGGTGATGGAGAGGGGCGACCCCCACCAGGCCGCGGCCGGGGCGCTGCTGGCGTCCACGTTCATGGTGCGCGGCCACCCCACCCGGGCCCGCCACTCCGCGGAGAGGGCGCTGCGCACGGCCCGCGAGGCCGGCGACCGGGGCAGCGAGGCCGACGTGCTCGTCACCCTGGGCAGCCTGACCGCGCAGGAGGACCCGGACAGGGCTCTGCGGCTGCTCACGGAGGGCATCGCCCTCGCCCGCGCGACCGGGTACGTCCATGCGGAGCTGCGGGGGTGGATCAACCTCTCGGGGGTCCTCTCCGCGGAGGGGAGGGCGGCGGAGTCCTACGACACCGCGCGGCGCGGCCTGGAGCGCACCGGGGAGCTGGGGCTGGCGCGCACCCAGGGCCCGGCGTTCCGCCTGAGCATGGGGTTGAGCCGCTTCTACCAGCTGCGGGTGGAGGAGTGCGAGCGGCTGCTGGACCCGTCAGCGGGCGACCGGCTGATCCGGGCCCGGACGTGGACGCTGATCCAGCAGCTCGCCTTCTACCGGCAGGACGCCGCGGGCGCGGACAGGGCCTTGGAGGAGTTCCGCCGCCTGCTGCCCGAGGAGAGCAGTTCCCCGCCGGAGTACACGCCCATCCGCTTCACGGAGATGATGCGCACGGCGGTCGAGGGGCGGTTCGACACGGCGGCCGATATCGCCCGGCGCCTCCTGGACGAAGGCGACCGGGACGCCCCCCACCTGGACGGCCGGTACATGAGCAATCTCTCCTCCGTGGCCGAGGTGGCGGACATGATGCGCGACGAGCCGGAATGGCGGGAACGGGCGGCCGACCTGACCGCGGTCCTGCGCGAGGCCGCCGCCGCGCTGCCCCGGGACATGACGCACCCGGTGGACCGGCTGGTCCGCGACCAGGTCGCGGCCCAGTCCTCGCAGGACGCGGCCGCGGCCTCGCGGACCCTGGAGGGGCTGCTGCCGCAGGTGCGCGAGCACCGCTTCCACCGTGTGCACCTGCTGCTGGCGGCGGCGCGCGCCGCGGCCCGGGCGGGGGAGCCGGAGCGGGCCGCCGCACACCTGGAGGAGGTGGAGGGGGCCGCCCGGGAGAGCGGCCTGACCCTGTTCGCGGAGCTCGCCGACCGGATCCGCCGCGCACACGGCCTGCCCCGGCCGCGCACGCGGGCCGCGGGGGAGGCCCCGGCGGGGCTGACACAGCGGGAGGCGGAGGTGCTGCGCCTGGCGGCCCTGGGGATGACCAACCGGCAGATCGGGGAGAAGCTGTTCATCTCGGCCAAGACGGTGAGCGTCCACATGTCCAACCTCATGGGCAAGCTCGGGGTGGCCAACCGCGGCGCGGCCGCCGCGAAGGCCCGGGACCTGAACCTGGGCTGA
- a CDS encoding helix-turn-helix transcriptional regulator yields MAPTPTAFIGRGPDLAHLLAEGDLAARGDARATLVLGDAGVGKTRLLEEYLRRTPLPRAAVGACLETSGGTVAFAPFTAALRHLVREVPPSPARAGALARLLPELGTAAAPDEDRTRLFEAVLSYLEDTAADGGGLALVVEDLHWADASTRDLLLFLVRNLGPAPVHLLATVRTDDLHRAHPLRRLLPDLERPARVTRLDLGPFGREEVAAQAAALRGGARPEPRALDLLCERSGGNPLFVEALVSSPDDGLPDTSRDLLLRAVDRLPDTDRAVLGLAALSGVRVHHALLAAVAGDLSEDELDGVLRRAVDARVLSVVGEDYRFRHALLAEAVREDLLPGRRVRGHRRYVTALEAGVPGLAEPERVLRLAHHADAVHDHPRAFAALWAAAGHAADAFAHPEHLAAVERLLELWELLPDPEAAAAPLGVTRARLLLDAARAAVQIGGSSHEALRYTAEGAEQSADPVSRAGFLLLRSQALKALHRRNEGLEVLDEASVLLPRGHPDHIAVSGARAALLYLVGRDAEARRAARDVLDRARAAGDRRSEAEALITLGSTLEVGRADGSLPLLTGGMGLARELGMVDAELRARNNIAVHHLYRLEWHECLRAEREFLDRCAELGVLRTRGPVPETEKAGALLDLGRMREAEEVLAGSSGGRLDEGTRRFVLAEIRLAQRDTAGAREHWEQAVEAVRDTDAHLFAAVDQVGVRVLTAEGDLEGALETAYRMVEREEGGRPTQSSLNGPGPLAGLVRALRRAGRAGEAEELAGRVGVYLRPSQWWSTPYGELRRAQALARLTADPAGSLGHWERALEMVRGRGLHAEEFLLLEEACRAAAEAGEGARARELFGRLEEAVGLLDTDAPLRERYVEPLRAVAGEPRLPAGLTPREAEVLVRAAAGLSNTEIGEKLFISAKTVSVHMSNLMGKLGVTNRHAAGARARELGLIPPAG; encoded by the coding sequence ATGGCCCCCACTCCCACGGCGTTCATCGGACGCGGCCCCGACCTGGCACACCTGCTGGCCGAGGGGGACCTCGCCGCCCGCGGGGACGCCCGGGCCACCCTGGTCCTCGGGGACGCCGGGGTCGGCAAGACCCGCCTGCTGGAGGAGTACCTGCGGCGCACGCCCCTGCCCCGCGCGGCGGTCGGCGCCTGCCTGGAGACCAGCGGCGGCACCGTCGCCTTCGCCCCCTTCACCGCCGCCCTGCGCCACCTGGTCCGCGAGGTCCCGCCCTCCCCGGCCCGGGCCGGGGCGCTCGCCCGGCTGCTCCCCGAACTCGGGACCGCCGCCGCGCCCGACGAGGACCGCACCCGGCTGTTCGAGGCCGTCCTGTCCTACCTGGAGGACACCGCCGCCGACGGCGGCGGCCTGGCCCTGGTGGTCGAGGACCTGCACTGGGCCGACGCCTCCACCCGAGACCTCCTGCTCTTCCTGGTGCGCAACCTCGGCCCCGCCCCGGTCCACCTGCTGGCCACCGTCCGCACCGACGACCTGCACCGCGCCCACCCCCTGCGCCGCCTCCTGCCCGACCTGGAGCGCCCGGCCCGGGTCACCCGGCTGGACCTGGGTCCCTTCGGCCGCGAGGAGGTCGCCGCCCAGGCGGCCGCCCTGCGCGGCGGCGCCCGCCCCGAGCCGCGCGCGCTGGACCTGCTCTGCGAGCGCAGCGGCGGAAACCCCCTGTTCGTGGAGGCCCTGGTGTCGTCCCCGGACGACGGGCTCCCCGACACCTCACGCGACCTGCTGCTGCGCGCCGTCGACCGCCTCCCCGACACCGACCGCGCGGTGCTGGGCCTGGCCGCGCTGTCGGGGGTCCGCGTGCACCACGCGCTGCTGGCGGCGGTGGCCGGCGACCTCTCCGAGGACGAGCTGGACGGGGTGCTGCGCCGGGCCGTCGACGCCCGGGTGCTGAGCGTGGTGGGGGAGGACTACCGGTTCCGGCACGCGCTGCTGGCCGAGGCGGTGCGCGAGGACCTGCTGCCGGGGCGGCGGGTGCGCGGCCACCGCCGCTACGTGACCGCACTGGAGGCGGGGGTGCCGGGCCTGGCCGAACCGGAGCGGGTGCTGCGCCTGGCCCACCACGCCGACGCGGTGCACGACCACCCCCGCGCCTTCGCCGCCCTGTGGGCGGCGGCCGGGCACGCGGCGGACGCGTTCGCCCACCCCGAGCACCTGGCCGCGGTGGAGCGGCTGCTGGAGCTGTGGGAACTGCTGCCCGACCCGGAGGCCGCGGCCGCCCCGCTGGGCGTCACGCGCGCACGGCTGCTGCTGGACGCGGCCCGGGCGGCCGTGCAGATCGGCGGCTCCTCCCACGAAGCGCTGCGCTACACCGCCGAGGGGGCGGAGCAGTCCGCGGACCCCGTCTCCCGGGCGGGCTTCCTGCTGCTGCGGTCCCAGGCCCTCAAGGCGCTGCACCGCCGGAACGAGGGCCTGGAGGTACTGGACGAGGCGTCCGTGCTGCTGCCCCGGGGGCACCCGGACCACATCGCGGTCAGCGGCGCCCGGGCGGCGCTGCTCTACCTCGTGGGCCGGGACGCGGAGGCGCGGCGGGCCGCCCGGGACGTCCTGGACCGGGCGCGCGCGGCGGGGGACCGGCGCAGCGAGGCCGAGGCCCTCATCACCCTGGGCAGCACGCTGGAGGTGGGGCGCGCGGACGGCTCGCTGCCCCTGCTCACCGGGGGGATGGGGCTGGCGCGGGAACTGGGGATGGTCGACGCCGAGCTGCGGGCCCGGAACAACATCGCGGTCCACCACCTGTACCGGCTGGAGTGGCACGAGTGCCTGCGGGCGGAGCGGGAGTTCCTGGACCGGTGCGCGGAACTGGGGGTCCTCCGGACCCGCGGGCCCGTCCCCGAGACGGAGAAGGCGGGGGCGCTCCTGGACCTGGGGAGGATGCGCGAGGCCGAGGAGGTGCTGGCCGGGTCCTCCGGGGGCCGGCTCGACGAGGGGACCCGCCGGTTCGTGCTCGCCGAGATCCGGCTGGCCCAGCGGGACACCGCGGGGGCGCGGGAGCACTGGGAGCAGGCGGTCGAGGCGGTCCGGGACACCGACGCCCACCTGTTCGCGGCGGTGGACCAGGTGGGGGTCCGGGTGCTGACCGCGGAGGGGGACCTGGAGGGCGCGCTGGAGACGGCGTACCGGATGGTCGAGCGTGAGGAGGGAGGGCGGCCGACGCAGTCGTCGCTGAACGGGCCGGGGCCGCTGGCCGGACTGGTGCGCGCGCTGCGGCGGGCCGGCCGGGCCGGGGAGGCGGAGGAGCTGGCCGGGCGGGTCGGGGTGTACCTGCGTCCGTCGCAGTGGTGGTCCACCCCGTACGGGGAGCTGCGGCGCGCCCAGGCGCTGGCGCGTCTGACGGCCGACCCCGCCGGGTCCCTGGGGCACTGGGAACGGGCGCTGGAGATGGTGAGAGGCAGGGGTCTCCACGCGGAGGAGTTCCTGCTGCTGGAGGAGGCCTGCCGGGCCGCCGCCGAGGCGGGGGAGGGCGCCCGGGCCCGGGAGCTGTTCGGTCGGCTGGAGGAGGCCGTGGGGCTGCTGGACACCGACGCCCCGCTGCGCGAGCGGTACGTGGAACCGCTGCGCGCGGTGGCCGGGGAGCCGCGCCTCCCGGCGGGGCTGACGCCCCGGGAGGCCGAGGTGCTGGTGCGGGCGGCCGCGGGGCTCAGCAACACCGAGATCGGGGAGAAGCTGTTCATCTCGGCCAAGACGGTGAGCGTGCACATGTCCAACCTGATGGGCAAGCTCGGCGTGACCAACCGCCACGCGGCCGGGGCGCGGGCCCGGGAGCTGGGGCTCATTCCTCCCGCAGGGTGA
- a CDS encoding NAD(P)-dependent alcohol dehydrogenase, producing MRALVQTAYGEARDVLAFAEAPVPEPGEGEVRVRVHAAALNAADVYIMRGEPVVGRLAFGPSRPRQRIRGRDLAGVVDAVGPGVRGLGPGDRVAGEGEGSLAEYACVKASRAARVPDTVSLHDAAAVPLAGVTALQAVRDGGVGPGDRVLVNGAAGGVGSFAVQLAAAAGAEVTGVCSAGGSGFVRSLGARAIDYAAEDFTRTGPYDAVIDLAGNRTLRELRGALAPDGTLVLSSGNGTRMMGPLWRNAAASLASPFTRQRLRPFLARTAREDVGDLLARIAGGGLRVRVERTHPFEEAADALAHVSGGHARGKVVVTLREE from the coding sequence ATGCGAGCACTCGTACAGACCGCCTACGGCGAGGCCCGCGACGTCCTCGCGTTCGCCGAGGCCCCCGTGCCCGAACCCGGTGAGGGCGAGGTGCGCGTCCGGGTCCACGCCGCGGCGCTGAACGCCGCCGACGTGTACATCATGCGCGGCGAGCCCGTCGTGGGCCGCCTCGCGTTCGGCCCGTCCCGGCCGCGGCAGCGGATCCGGGGACGGGACCTGGCGGGCGTGGTCGACGCCGTCGGACCCGGGGTCCGAGGCCTCGGCCCCGGCGACCGCGTGGCCGGCGAGGGCGAGGGGTCGCTCGCCGAGTACGCCTGCGTCAAGGCGTCACGGGCGGCGCGCGTGCCCGACACCGTGTCGCTGCACGACGCCGCCGCCGTCCCGCTGGCCGGGGTGACCGCCCTCCAGGCGGTGCGCGACGGCGGAGTGGGGCCCGGCGACCGCGTGCTCGTCAACGGCGCGGCGGGCGGCGTGGGCTCCTTCGCCGTGCAGCTGGCCGCGGCCGCGGGGGCCGAGGTCACCGGGGTGTGCAGCGCCGGCGGCAGCGGGTTCGTGCGCTCGCTCGGCGCCCGCGCGATCGACTACGCGGCCGAGGACTTCACCCGCACCGGGCCCTACGACGCCGTCATCGACCTGGCCGGGAACCGCACCCTGCGCGAGCTGCGCGGCGCGCTCGCCCCCGACGGCACGCTGGTGCTGTCCTCGGGCAACGGGACACGGATGATGGGCCCGCTGTGGCGCAACGCCGCCGCGTCCCTGGCCTCGCCCTTCACCCGGCAGCGCCTGCGCCCGTTCCTGGCCCGGACGGCCCGGGAGGACGTCGGGGACCTGCTGGCCCGGATCGCCGGGGGCGGCCTGCGCGTCCGGGTCGAGCGCACCCACCCGTTCGAGGAGGCCGCCGACGCGCTCGCCCACGTCTCCGGGGGCCACGCCCGCGGCAAGGTCGTGGTCACCCTGCGGGAGGAATGA
- a CDS encoding ArsR/SmtB family transcription factor, producing the protein MTQREPTGDELVELFAALANPVRLRIIATLRGGRDYVSSLARVIGISRPLLHMHLQRLEAAGVVVGSLELSDDGKAMKYFELADLDLHLTPELIAAAAASLTVKEKQ; encoded by the coding sequence ATGACACAGCGCGAACCCACCGGTGACGAGCTCGTCGAACTGTTCGCCGCACTCGCCAACCCGGTACGCCTGCGGATCATCGCGACGCTCCGGGGCGGCCGCGACTACGTCAGCAGCCTCGCGCGCGTCATCGGCATCAGCCGACCGCTGCTCCACATGCACCTGCAGCGCCTCGAAGCGGCCGGAGTGGTCGTCGGCAGCCTGGAGCTGTCCGACGACGGCAAGGCCATGAAGTACTTCGAGCTCGCCGACCTGGACCTGCACCTCACCCCGGAACTGATCGCCGCCGCGGCCGCGAGCCTCACCGTCAAGGAGAAGCAGTAA